The proteins below are encoded in one region of candidate division WOR-3 bacterium:
- a CDS encoding (2Fe-2S)-binding protein, producing the protein MTNAESRGSRISRHPILTFEDKGPVKFFFEGRPLQGRRGETVAAALAANGIRLFRHAEKTERARGFFCAVGKCASCLMIVDGQPNTMVCMEPLHEGANVERQRGRGKLP; encoded by the coding sequence ATGACGAATGCCGAATCGCGCGGCAGTCGGATCAGCCGACACCCGATACTGACCTTCGAGGACAAAGGGCCTGTGAAGTTCTTCTTCGAGGGTCGGCCGCTACAGGGACGCCGGGGCGAGACGGTCGCGGCCGCACTTGCGGCAAACGGCATCCGGCTCTTCCGGCACGCGGAGAAGACCGAACGTGCCCGCGGCTTCTTCTGCGCGGTGGGCAAGTGCGCTTCCTGCCTGATGATTGTGGATGGTCAGCCCAATACCATGGTCTGCATGGAACCTCTGCACGAGGGCGCGAACGTTGAGCGCCAGCGCGGCCGGGGAAAGCTCCCCTAG
- the amrB gene encoding AmmeMemoRadiSam system protein B, with protein MTNCGRECRVMAMGAMVLALLVCAQPKEARVARQPAVAGQFYPGDAKTLTAMVDSMLADAEVPAISGTLIGIQVPHAGYPFSGPTAARAFKLLQGMDSVTVVMLGTSHHVMLRNAALYAKGAWHTPLGDVAIDEGLAKAILAQDKFFVDMPEAHAREHSIEVEVPFLQRILSDFKIVPIMLLQPTFEQCERVGKAVAAAVQGRKVVLLASTDLYHGESYDDANRIDRTAVELMAKFDPQAFHAAYERDEAQACGANAVTVMMVAARKLGADTAVVLAQTNSNDVTGERGGYCVGYSAVAFVASGKGSTGNDERGTMNELVPSDDLNEREQKSLLGIARSTIESYIRTGKIPEAKPLTPKLSEKFGAFVTLHERGQLRGCIGYIEALKPLFQTVRDMAVAASTEDPRFRPVEAGELDGVDIEITVLSPMRTVPSPDSVVVGKHGVVIRKAGRGAVFLPQVPVEQGWDRNTYLSELCLKAQLPRDAWKSPDAKFSVFTGQVFGEKQLGRQQ; from the coding sequence TTGACGAACTGCGGACGGGAATGTAGGGTGATGGCGATGGGTGCGATGGTACTCGCTTTGCTGGTATGCGCGCAACCAAAGGAGGCTAGGGTGGCAAGACAGCCGGCAGTTGCAGGGCAGTTCTATCCGGGTGATGCGAAGACTCTGACCGCGATGGTTGACTCGATGCTCGCGGATGCAGAGGTACCGGCCATTTCCGGTACGCTCATCGGAATCCAGGTGCCGCACGCGGGCTATCCCTTCTCCGGGCCGACCGCGGCACGTGCATTCAAACTGCTGCAGGGCATGGATTCGGTCACGGTCGTGATGCTCGGTACGAGTCACCACGTCATGCTCAGGAACGCGGCTTTGTACGCCAAGGGGGCCTGGCACACGCCGCTCGGCGACGTAGCGATTGATGAGGGATTGGCAAAAGCGATTCTGGCGCAGGACAAGTTCTTCGTCGATATGCCCGAGGCTCATGCCAGGGAGCATTCGATCGAGGTCGAAGTGCCGTTCCTGCAGCGCATCCTCTCTGACTTCAAGATCGTGCCGATCATGCTGTTGCAGCCTACCTTTGAGCAGTGCGAGCGGGTCGGTAAGGCAGTGGCCGCGGCCGTCCAGGGCAGAAAGGTCGTGTTGCTCGCATCTACCGACCTCTACCATGGAGAATCGTACGATGATGCCAACCGCATCGACCGGACCGCCGTCGAACTGATGGCGAAGTTTGACCCTCAAGCCTTTCACGCGGCGTACGAACGCGACGAGGCCCAGGCGTGCGGGGCGAATGCGGTTACCGTGATGATGGTCGCTGCCCGCAAGCTGGGTGCGGATACCGCGGTCGTCCTGGCCCAGACCAATTCCAACGATGTGACCGGCGAACGCGGCGGATACTGTGTGGGCTACAGCGCGGTTGCGTTCGTGGCATCCGGGAAGGGATCAACGGGGAACGATGAACGAGGAACGATGAACGAGCTTGTCCCAAGCGACGACCTGAATGAGCGGGAACAGAAGAGCCTGCTCGGGATCGCCCGCAGCACGATTGAGAGCTACATTCGAACCGGCAAGATACCCGAGGCTAAGCCCTTGACGCCGAAGCTGAGTGAGAAGTTCGGGGCATTCGTCACCCTGCACGAACGCGGGCAGTTGCGTGGCTGTATCGGCTACATCGAGGCGCTGAAGCCGCTCTTTCAGACGGTGAGGGACATGGCGGTGGCCGCCTCAACCGAGGACCCGAGGTTCCGCCCTGTTGAAGCCGGCGAGTTGGATGGAGTCGACATCGAGATAACCGTGCTGAGCCCGATGCGCACGGTTCCGAGCCCGGATTCAGTCGTGGTCGGCAAACACGGAGTGGTGATCAGGAAGGCGGGTCGTGGTGCCGTGTTCCTGCCGCAAGTCCCGGTCGAGCAAGGCTGGGACCGGAACACCTACCTCTCCGAGCTATGTCTCAAGGCGCAACTGCCTCGCGATGCGTGGAAGAGCCCGGACGCCAAGTTCTCCGTCTTCACCGGGCAGGTCTTCGGCGAGAAGCAACTCGGCCGGCAGCAGTAG
- a CDS encoding 2-hydroxyglutaryl-CoA dehydratase, producing MVEAYIGIDVGSISTKGVVVDRKFNVLASRYLRTQGNPIDSIRRLLAELGAQVDTGIRILGAGTTGSARRLAGVMVQADIVKNEIITHAVAASHFHPEVRTVIEIGGQDSKIIILRDAIPVDFAMNTVCAAGTGSFLDHQATRLGRPIEEFGGLALRAKNRVNIAGRCTVFAESDMIHKAQLGISTEDIVAGLCDAIVRNYMNTVAKGKEIHPLVLFQGGVAANVGVKKAFELMLGHEVLVPEHFLVMGAVGAAIVASEETDGKGTRFAGFNVADTAFETRAFECEGCPNRCEVIETLRELKVIDRYGDRCGKWSKL from the coding sequence TTGGTCGAAGCCTACATCGGAATTGACGTCGGTTCCATCTCAACCAAGGGGGTAGTGGTTGACCGCAAGTTCAACGTCCTCGCCAGCCGCTACCTGCGCACGCAGGGCAACCCGATAGACTCCATCCGGCGGCTGCTCGCCGAACTGGGCGCGCAGGTCGACACCGGCATCAGAATCCTGGGGGCGGGGACGACCGGTTCAGCTCGCCGGCTGGCCGGCGTGATGGTGCAGGCCGACATCGTCAAGAACGAAATCATCACCCACGCCGTCGCGGCCAGCCACTTCCATCCTGAGGTCAGGACCGTTATCGAAATCGGGGGGCAGGACTCGAAGATAATCATCCTGCGTGATGCCATCCCCGTGGACTTCGCCATGAACACGGTCTGCGCCGCCGGGACCGGTTCCTTCCTCGACCATCAGGCGACGCGACTGGGACGCCCGATCGAGGAGTTCGGCGGGCTGGCGCTGCGGGCCAAGAACCGGGTGAACATCGCCGGCCGCTGCACGGTCTTCGCCGAAAGCGACATGATCCACAAGGCCCAGCTCGGCATTTCGACCGAGGACATCGTGGCCGGGCTGTGTGACGCCATCGTCCGCAACTACATGAACACCGTAGCCAAGGGCAAAGAGATACACCCGCTGGTTCTCTTTCAGGGCGGGGTCGCGGCCAACGTCGGGGTCAAGAAGGCGTTCGAGCTTATGCTGGGACACGAAGTGCTCGTGCCGGAGCACTTCCTGGTCATGGGTGCGGTCGGGGCGGCGATTGTCGCCTCGGAAGAGACTGACGGCAAGGGCACGCGGTTCGCAGGCTTCAACGTCGCGGATACGGCGTTCGAGACGCGGGCCTTCGAGTGTGAGGGCTGCCCGAACCGTTGCGAGGTGATCGAGACTCTGCGCGAGTTGAAGGTGATCGACCGGTACGGGGACCGGTGCGGAAAGTGGTCGAAGCTCTAG
- a CDS encoding FAD-dependent oxidoreductase, whose product MKQTDVAIVGGGPAGLCAAIAASRLGAKVVLIDDNDSLGGQLVKQTHKFFGSKRHYCGTRGMDIAAIFEQELRTLSAEILPGTSVVGLYPSVTRKPAKPTPRPAQGDLFAAEPPPSISQGMLALASRERFTKLGFKCLIVATGAAENNLLFENNDLPGVYGAGAVQTLMNVHGVKPGTRVLMVGSGNIGLIVSYQLIQASIEVAAVVEALPRIGGYHVHAAKLARLGVPILTSHTVLSAVGKEEVEGAVICRVGEDFKPLAGTARKLQVDTICLAVGLTPLSELLWQSGCRMVYVPELGGHVAWHNQAMQTSLCHIYLAGDVSGIEEASTAMLEGRVAGAHAAAQVIGSSPETEQVIAESQAELCAIRQGPFGDKAACGKAKLAECALLPA is encoded by the coding sequence ATGAAACAGACTGATGTTGCCATCGTCGGCGGCGGCCCGGCCGGGCTCTGCGCCGCCATCGCCGCGTCCCGGCTTGGTGCCAAGGTCGTGTTGATTGACGACAATGACAGCCTCGGCGGCCAGCTTGTGAAACAGACCCACAAGTTCTTCGGGTCCAAGCGTCACTACTGCGGCACGCGCGGCATGGACATCGCGGCCATCTTCGAACAGGAACTCCGCACCCTCTCCGCCGAAATCCTCCCCGGCACATCGGTCGTCGGCCTCTACCCCTCCGTCACCCGGAAACCAGCCAAGCCTACTCCAAGACCGGCGCAAGGCGACCTCTTTGCCGCTGAGCCTCCACCTTCGATCTCGCAGGGGATGCTCGCGCTCGCCAGCCGCGAGCGATTCACCAAGCTGGGTTTCAAGTGCCTCATAGTGGCGACCGGCGCGGCCGAGAACAACCTCCTGTTTGAGAACAACGACCTGCCCGGCGTCTACGGCGCTGGCGCGGTCCAGACCTTGATGAATGTCCACGGTGTCAAGCCCGGTACCCGGGTCCTGATGGTCGGGTCCGGCAACATAGGCCTGATTGTCTCCTACCAGCTCATCCAGGCCAGCATCGAGGTCGCGGCCGTGGTCGAAGCCCTGCCCCGGATCGGAGGGTACCACGTCCACGCCGCCAAGCTCGCCCGTCTCGGTGTGCCCATCCTCACGTCGCACACCGTCCTCTCCGCCGTCGGCAAGGAGGAGGTAGAAGGCGCGGTTATCTGCCGGGTAGGCGAGGACTTCAAACCACTTGCCGGCACCGCCCGCAAACTGCAGGTCGATACCATCTGCCTCGCTGTCGGCCTGACCCCTCTATCGGAGCTGCTCTGGCAGTCAGGCTGCCGGATGGTCTACGTTCCTGAGCTCGGCGGACACGTCGCCTGGCACAACCAGGCGATGCAAACCAGCCTTTGCCACATCTACCTTGCCGGCGACGTATCCGGCATCGAGGAGGCCTCGACCGCCATGCTCGAAGGCCGGGTGGCCGGCGCCCACGCCGCCGCGCAGGTCATCGGCTCAAGCCCGGAAACCGAGCAGGTCATCGCCGAGTCACAGGCCGAGCTCTGCGCCATCCGCCAGGGGCCGTTCGGCGACAAGGCCGCGTGCGGCAAGGCGAAGCTCGCCGAGTGCGCGCTTCTCCCCGCCTAG
- the purQ gene encoding phosphoribosylformylglycinamidine synthase I, whose translation MVKACVLFAAGTNCDQESAYAFELVGAVPEVVHVNRFRSGERKIKDFHILLIPGGFSYGDYIASGRIFANELKHFLRDQIEEFIADGKLVLGICNGFQVLVKCGLLPAFERPFEPQTVTLDTNDCGRYEDRWVYLSVEDSPGIFTRSIESPMYLPVAHAEGKFLAKSAAILRRLIDNRQVCLRYTTLNGDPPGFPDNPNGSEDNVAGICDRTGRVFGLMPHPERFVRREQHPRWHRERVDEPHGIAIFRNAVEYARKNL comes from the coding sequence GTGGTCAAAGCCTGTGTACTTTTTGCCGCCGGCACCAACTGCGACCAGGAATCGGCCTACGCCTTTGAACTGGTCGGCGCGGTCCCGGAGGTCGTCCACGTCAACCGGTTCCGCTCGGGTGAGCGGAAGATCAAGGACTTTCATATCCTGCTGATACCGGGCGGTTTCTCATACGGCGACTACATCGCCTCCGGCCGGATCTTTGCCAACGAGCTAAAGCACTTCCTGCGCGACCAGATCGAGGAGTTCATAGCCGACGGCAAGCTCGTGCTCGGCATCTGCAACGGATTCCAGGTCCTGGTCAAATGCGGTCTCCTACCTGCTTTTGAGCGGCCGTTCGAGCCGCAGACCGTGACCCTCGACACCAACGATTGCGGCCGGTACGAAGACCGCTGGGTGTATCTCAGCGTCGAGGACTCGCCCGGCATCTTCACCCGCAGCATCGAATCGCCCATGTACCTGCCCGTGGCGCACGCCGAGGGCAAGTTCCTCGCGAAGTCGGCAGCGATCCTCCGCCGCCTCATTGACAACCGCCAGGTCTGCCTTCGCTACACCACGCTGAACGGCGACCCACCCGGATTCCCGGACAACCCCAACGGCTCCGAGGATAACGTCGCCGGCATTTGCGACCGGACCGGCCGCGTCTTCGGGCTGATGCCGCATCCGGAGAGATTCGTGCGCCGCGAGCAGCACCCTCGCTGGCATCGAGAACGAGTTGACGAACCGCACGGCATAGCCATCTTTCGAAACGCGGTTGAGTATGCGCGCAAGAACCTCTAG
- a CDS encoding decaprenyl-phosphate phosphoribosyltransferase, whose protein sequence is MIGALFWSLRPKQWPKNLLVLAGLVFSLNLFNLTDLLRSLAGLVAFCLLSGSVYIVNDLMDVEKDRLHPLKRLRPIASGRLQPGAARVAAAVAAILALAGGFVLDWRFGVVGLAYFVLEVAYSFRLKHVVVLDVMTVAAGFALRAVAGTVLVHVTISSWLFVCTILFALFVSLAKRRHELVTLQDGGAGHRAVLENYSEPLLDQMMAVATSATVIAYCLYTIAPETVAKFGTHSLMLTVPFVLYAVYRYLYLVYRKEMGGAPEQALWGDLPLMVDVLLWMASVVAIIYLRI, encoded by the coding sequence GTGATAGGCGCACTCTTCTGGAGTCTCCGGCCGAAGCAGTGGCCGAAGAACCTGCTGGTGCTCGCCGGACTGGTCTTCTCCCTCAACCTCTTCAACCTGACCGACTTGCTCCGATCCCTGGCAGGGCTCGTCGCGTTCTGCCTTCTCTCCGGATCGGTCTACATTGTCAACGACCTGATGGACGTGGAGAAGGACCGGCTCCACCCGTTGAAGCGCCTCCGACCGATTGCATCGGGGCGGCTGCAGCCCGGCGCGGCCAGGGTCGCGGCCGCAGTCGCGGCCATCCTGGCACTGGCTGGGGGCTTCGTGCTCGATTGGCGGTTCGGGGTGGTGGGTCTTGCCTACTTTGTGCTGGAAGTCGCGTACTCATTCCGGCTGAAACATGTGGTCGTGCTGGATGTGATGACGGTCGCAGCCGGGTTTGCCCTGCGGGCGGTCGCGGGCACGGTTCTGGTGCACGTCACCATTTCATCGTGGCTCTTCGTCTGTACGATCCTGTTCGCCCTCTTCGTCTCACTGGCCAAGCGCCGGCACGAACTCGTCACCCTGCAGGACGGTGGAGCCGGACACCGGGCAGTGTTGGAGAACTACTCGGAACCGCTGCTCGACCAGATGATGGCGGTGGCGACTTCGGCGACCGTGATTGCCTACTGTCTATACACGATTGCTCCGGAGACAGTCGCCAAGTTCGGCACCCACAGTCTGATGTTGACTGTCCCGTTCGTGCTCTACGCGGTGTACCGCTATCTGTACCTGGTCTATCGGAAGGAGATGGGCGGCGCGCCGGAGCAGGCGCTTTGGGGTGATCTGCCGCTCATGGTCGACGTGCTGCTCTGGATGGCCAGCGTAGTCGCAATCATCTACTTGAGAATCTAG